CCTCGAACACCTCGGTCATGCGCCGGGCGAAGTCGCGGTCGTAGACGTTGAGGTTGGCCTCGTCGTTGAGGTGGAACGAACGCGGGTCGAAGTTGGTCGAGCCGACCGAGGCCAGCAGGCCGTCGACGATCATCAGCTTGCAGTGGTACATGGTCGGCTGGTATTCGTGCATCTGCACGCCGGCCTCCAGCAGCGGGCCCCACAGGCCGCGCGAGGCGCGCCGCACCGTGTCCTGGTCGGTGTGCGGGCCGGGCGTGATGACGCGCACGCGCACGCCGCGCCCGGCGGCCGCCTGCAGCGCCGCCAGCGCGACGTCGCCCGGCACGAAGTAGGCGCTGGCGATGTCGATGCTGCGCACCGCCGCGGTGATGGCCAGCAGCATCATCTGCAGCATCGACTCGCTGCCGCCGCTGGGCGAGCTGGCGAACATCTGCGCCGGCATGCCGCCGGCCGGCTCCAGGTCCGGGAAGTAGGCGCGGCCGTGCAGCACGCGGCCGGTGGTCTTGTTCCAGTTGGACAGCATCACGCTCTGCATCTGCGCGACTACCGGGCCTTCGACCCGGAAGTGGCAGTCGCGCCAGTGCTGCGGGTCCTGCGCGTCGCCGCACCATTGCGGCGCGATGCCGACGCCGCCGGTGAAGCCGATGCGCCCATCCACGATCAGCAGCTTGCGATGCGTGCGGTCGTTCATGCGGCCGAGGTTGTACCAGCGCAGCGGGTGGAACATGCGCACCTCCACGCCGGCGGCGCGCATGCGGCGCACCAGCTCGCGATCGACCCGGGTGCTGCCCACCCAGTCCAGCAGCACGTGCACCTTCAGCCCGGCGCGGGCGCGATCCGACAGCGCCTCGGCAAAGGCCTCGCCGATCGCGCCCGACCAGTAGATGAAGGTCTCGAACAGCACGGTGCGGCGCGCGCCCCGGATCGCCTCCAGCATGGCCGGGAAGATGCGGTCGCCGTTGATCAGCGCTTCGACCCGGTTGCCCTCGACGATGGTGGGTCCCAGCATCAGCGCCATGGAGCGGTGGAACTGCGGGTCGTCCACCGGATACAGGTGCTCGATCGGGTGATCGACCCGGCGCTCGCCGCCGCCGAAGTTGACGACGACCAGGGCGACCAGCAGGGCGGCGAGGAAGGCAAGCAGGACCAGCACGGCCGCAGGATGGCAGCGCCGTGGCCGGATGAGCGTCGGACCGCTTCCCGAATGCGGCGCAGTCGCTGTCGTCGCCGCCCGGCCGGCAGCCGTTGAGCAGGCCATGCACGACCGACACGCCGCGCCCGCCCGTGCCTGGCTCCCCCTGCTGGCCGGCGCGGTGCTGGGGCCGGCGTTGCAGTTGCAGCAGGCCCGGCTGGGCTCGGCGGCAGCCTATGCGGGCTTGCTGGCCTTGTCCCTGCTGGCGCTGGCGGCTGTGCTGCGGCAGCCGCGCTGGCGCCACCCGGCGCTGGTGCTGGCGCTGGCCGCCGCGGCGGGCTTCGCCGGGTGCGGCGCGCGCGCGGCGGTGTTCGCCTCGCAGGCGCTGGACCCGGCGCTGGAGGGGCGCGACCTGGTGGTCACCGGGCGCATCGCGGCCTTGCCGCAGCGGCACGAGTGGGGCCAGGGCCTCCGCTTCGCGGTGGAGGATGCGCAGCGTGACGGGGTGCCGCTGCGCATCCCCGACCGGCTGGCGCTCGGCTGGTATGCGGCCGGCGCCTTTGCCGACGAAGGCCTGGTCGAGCCGCAGCGCGCCCTGCCCGACGTGCGCGCCGGCGACCGCTGGCGCTTCACGGTGCGCCTGCGCGCGCCGCACGGCAACGTCAACCCGCATGGCTTCGACTACGAGCTGTGGCTGTGGGAGCAGGGCGTGCAGGCCACCGGCTACGTGCGCACCGGCCGCGACGATCCGGCGCCGCAGCGCATCGGCACCAGCTGGCGCCACCCCGTGGAGCGGGCCCGCCAGTCGGTGCGCGACGCCATCCAGGCCCGCATCGCCGATCCGCAGGCGGCCGGCATCGTGGCGGCGCTGGTGGCGGGCGACCAGAACGCGATCGCGCGCGACGACTGGGACGTGTTCCGCGCCACCGGCGTGGCCCACCTGATGTCGATCTCCGGCCTGCACGTGACCATGTTCGCGTGGCTGGCCGGCATCGCGGTCGGCTGGGGCTGGCGCCGCAGCACGCGCCTGTGCCTGGCCTGGCCGGCGCAGCACGCCGCGTTGTTCGGCGGGCTGCTGCTGGCGGCGGCCTACGCGCTGTTCAGCGGCTGGGGCGTGCCCGCCCAGCGCACGCTGCTGATGCTGGCCAGCGTCGCCTGGCTGCGCCTGTCCGGGCGGCGTTGGC
The sequence above is a segment of the Ramlibacter tataouinensis genome. Coding sequences within it:
- a CDS encoding phospholipase D-like domain-containing protein gives rise to the protein MLVLLAFLAALLVALVVVNFGGGERRVDHPIEHLYPVDDPQFHRSMALMLGPTIVEGNRVEALINGDRIFPAMLEAIRGARRTVLFETFIYWSGAIGEAFAEALSDRARAGLKVHVLLDWVGSTRVDRELVRRMRAAGVEVRMFHPLRWYNLGRMNDRTHRKLLIVDGRIGFTGGVGIAPQWCGDAQDPQHWRDCHFRVEGPVVAQMQSVMLSNWNKTTGRVLHGRAYFPDLEPAGGMPAQMFASSPSGGSESMLQMMLLAITAAVRSIDIASAYFVPGDVALAALQAAAGRGVRVRVITPGPHTDQDTVRRASRGLWGPLLEAGVQMHEYQPTMYHCKLMIVDGLLASVGSTNFDPRSFHLNDEANLNVYDRDFARRMTEVFEADLQHSQRITLADWQRRPVREKLREHATAWLAPVL